A stretch of Paludisphaera borealis DNA encodes these proteins:
- a CDS encoding serine/threonine protein kinase: MIGRLKGMFAASPSEGQPCRTGVVLQKRFMIQSDISSQGSMSRVYKAMDTETGKTICLKVQNREQNEAAVARASRHEARPPEGAIAIQVRHPNVIRTLEYGSTSNGEHYLVMEYINGVSFDRVQEAKLGRTAERVEWLAQAAEGLAAVHEAGFIHHDVNPRNFLINRDQKVKLIDFGLSVPNTAAFRKPGNRTGCLLFMAPELLRREPIDERIDIFGFGVVAYALLTDRHPYDTPASANTLLQRFSLPANDPARLKPKLSDELCEVLRSLTAVNKRDRWPLMATLSERLRSIPPKRPPA; this comes from the coding sequence ATGATCGGCAGGCTGAAGGGGATGTTCGCCGCCAGCCCTTCGGAAGGTCAGCCCTGCCGGACCGGGGTGGTTCTTCAGAAGCGATTCATGATCCAGTCCGACATCTCCTCGCAGGGGAGCATGTCGCGCGTCTACAAGGCGATGGATACCGAGACCGGCAAGACGATCTGCTTGAAGGTCCAGAATCGCGAGCAGAACGAGGCCGCGGTGGCCCGGGCGTCGCGTCACGAGGCCCGTCCGCCGGAAGGGGCCATCGCGATCCAGGTCCGACATCCCAACGTCATCCGCACCCTCGAATACGGCTCGACCAGCAACGGCGAGCATTATCTCGTGATGGAATACATCAACGGAGTCAGCTTCGACCGGGTTCAAGAAGCCAAGCTCGGGCGCACGGCCGAGCGGGTCGAGTGGCTGGCCCAGGCCGCCGAAGGGCTGGCGGCCGTCCACGAGGCGGGCTTCATTCATCACGACGTCAATCCGCGCAACTTCCTGATCAATCGCGACCAGAAGGTCAAGCTCATCGACTTCGGGCTCTCCGTGCCCAACACCGCCGCCTTCAGAAAACCCGGGAACCGGACGGGCTGCCTGCTCTTTATGGCTCCGGAACTGCTTCGCCGCGAACCCATCGACGAACGGATCGACATCTTCGGCTTCGGGGTCGTCGCGTACGCGCTTCTGACCGATCGGCACCCTTACGATACGCCCGCCTCCGCCAATACCTTGCTCCAGAGGTTCAGCCTCCCCGCAAACGACCCCGCTAGGCTGAAACCCAAGCTTTCCGACGAGCTTTGCGAGGTCCTTCGAAGTCTCACCGCCGTCAACAAGCGTGATCGCTGGCCCCTGATGGCGACCCTCTCCGAACGCCTTCGCTCCATCCCTCCCAAGCGGCCGCCGGCGTAA
- a CDS encoding DUF1559 domain-containing protein has protein sequence MKRNLRSTGGFTLIELLVVIAIIAVLISLLLPAVQSAREAARRIQCTNNLKQLGLALHNYVDSVNSLPPASQGGYGYVYMNYTGYSFLLPYIEQTNGYNVFNFSLNTGGSLPIQGWSQWGNSTAFTLQFGMFLCPSNRAVGEVGTTTSDGWSVEKAAVTDYLFNGGAGRFVVRGYGETNRMGPFGFDSATRLAEFQDGASNTFLMGEAAGGNARNKFYASGTTTRVCLPLAAAYPTVPVYYDNLMFMAYGRSRTWTRGGVTARIIGGLIARTVDSVGTAYALNDCGAASTTDLFDLPPGAAYPLPGQALPNFRSAHPGATNFLFGDGTVRTIKDSIAPSVYQALSTMNAGEVVSSDAF, from the coding sequence GTGAAACGAAATCTACGCTCAACCGGCGGCTTCACCTTGATCGAGCTGTTGGTGGTCATCGCGATCATCGCGGTGTTGATCTCTTTGCTTCTACCCGCCGTTCAGTCGGCCCGCGAGGCCGCCCGACGCATCCAGTGCACCAATAACTTGAAGCAGCTCGGCCTGGCGCTTCACAACTACGTCGACTCGGTCAACTCTCTGCCCCCGGCCTCGCAGGGGGGCTACGGCTATGTTTATATGAATTACACGGGGTACAGCTTCTTGCTGCCCTATATCGAGCAGACGAACGGCTACAACGTCTTCAATTTCAGTTTGAACACCGGCGGGTCGCTCCCGATACAGGGGTGGTCGCAGTGGGGCAACAGCACCGCCTTCACTCTCCAGTTCGGCATGTTCCTCTGCCCGTCGAATCGTGCGGTGGGTGAAGTCGGCACGACGACGAGCGACGGTTGGTCGGTCGAGAAGGCGGCCGTGACCGATTACCTTTTCAACGGCGGCGCCGGACGGTTCGTGGTTCGCGGGTACGGCGAAACCAACCGCATGGGGCCGTTCGGTTTCGACTCGGCCACGCGACTGGCCGAATTCCAGGACGGCGCCAGCAACACATTTCTGATGGGCGAGGCGGCCGGCGGCAACGCTCGCAACAAATTCTACGCTTCCGGCACCACGACGCGGGTCTGCCTGCCTTTGGCGGCGGCCTATCCGACGGTTCCCGTCTACTACGACAACTTGATGTTCATGGCCTACGGTCGCTCGCGGACGTGGACGCGAGGTGGGGTGACGGCTCGGATCATCGGCGGCCTCATCGCCCGGACCGTCGATTCGGTCGGCACCGCCTACGCGCTCAACGATTGCGGCGCCGCATCCACTACCGACCTGTTCGATCTACCCCCCGGCGCCGCGTATCCGCTTCCCGGTCAGGCCTTGCCGAATTTCCGGTCGGCCCACCCCGGTGCGACCAACTTCCTGTTCGGCGACGGCACCGTTCGCACCATCAAGGACTCGATCGCCCCGAGCGTGTACCAGGCGCTTTCCACCATGAACGCCGGCGAAGTCGTCTCTTCCGACGCGTTCTAA
- a CDS encoding tyrosine-protein phosphatase, producing MRRILLGAIILTTAGGAAWMAWLDRHNRLQWDHWDVVKHGVLYRSGQLTSDQLTEAVKRYGIRTVVNFQLPGEEMQRERELAKQLGVGFLNLPMPGDGFGEEAQFRKVLEAVDDPDRRPVLVHCARGTCRTGSAVALYRYERDGWTVKDVAAEMRRQTYREGWIPGYIFAMTKIKPDTVLHNPVTIDDRVQPERPAVEKAELAELPVVEEADHGH from the coding sequence ATGCGCAGAATCCTCCTCGGCGCGATCATTTTGACGACCGCGGGCGGGGCCGCATGGATGGCCTGGCTCGACCGTCACAACCGCTTGCAATGGGATCACTGGGACGTGGTCAAGCACGGGGTCCTGTATCGCAGCGGCCAGCTCACGAGCGACCAGCTCACCGAGGCCGTCAAGCGGTACGGAATCCGGACCGTGGTGAATTTCCAGCTCCCCGGTGAGGAAATGCAGAGGGAGCGGGAGCTCGCCAAGCAGCTTGGCGTCGGCTTCCTCAACCTTCCCATGCCTGGCGACGGCTTCGGCGAGGAAGCCCAGTTCCGCAAGGTCCTCGAAGCGGTCGACGATCCCGACCGCCGCCCGGTCCTGGTTCACTGCGCCCGGGGGACGTGCCGGACCGGCTCGGCGGTGGCGCTTTACCGGTATGAACGCGACGGGTGGACGGTGAAAGACGTGGCGGCCGAGATGCGCAGGCAGACGTACCGGGAGGGTTGGATTCCTGGCTACATCTTCGCGATGACCAAGATCAAGCCGGATACGGTCCTGCATAACCCGGTCACGATCGACGACCGTGTTCAGCCAGAACGCCCGGCGGTCGAGAAGGCGGAACTTGCGGAACTTCCGGTCGTCGAGGAGGCGGATCATGGCCATTGA